One window of Saccharomyces mikatae IFO 1815 strain IFO1815 genome assembly, chromosome: 8 genomic DNA carries:
- the DCD1 gene encoding deoxycytidine monophosphate deaminase (similar to Saccharomyces cerevisiae DCD1 (YHR144C); ancestral locus Anc_2.84) has protein sequence MLVGVSGTKFCGCEDVINLLVHHFHFELLNHLDNPDEILDYATKNYTNNLVVLLENLSLLEKLEKRPFFVHLSIDASVTTRVSLYRKVNHVENLQLEQIIQAIDEHDFQPEGIKLRERSHLKFKIVHEDPDQKRQNLINNITTQLKILDYKEKEMAPLMRPSWDSYFMKLATLAASRSNCMKRRVGCVIVRECRVIATGYNGTPRHLTNCFNGGCPRCNDGDSRNLHTCLCLHAEENALLEAGRDRVGRNATLYCDTCPCLTCSVKIVQTGISEVVYSQTYRMDEESFKVLKNAGIIVRQFSFMEEPRIVMV, from the coding sequence ATGTTGGTTGGAGTGAGTGGTACGAAATTTTGTGGTTGCGAAGACGTAATTAACTTATTGGTCCATCATTTCCATTTTGAATTACTTAACCATCTCGATAATCCAGATGAAATCTTGGATTACGCGACAAAAAACTACACAAATAATTTAGTTGTGCTACTAGAAaatttatcattattgGAAAAACTGGAAAAAAGGCCTTTCTTCGTCCATCTTTCTATCGATGCTTCAGTCACTACAAGGGTATCATTATACAGGAAAGTGAATCATGTGGAGAATTTGCAATTAGAACAAATAATTCAAGCCATTGATGAGCATGACTTTCAACCTGAAGGTATTAAGTTGAGAGAAAGATCGCATcttaaattcaaaatagTTCACGAAGACCCTGACCAAAAAAGGCAGAACTTAATTAACAATATCACCACccaattgaaaattctCGATTACAAAGAGAAGGAAATGGCTCCTTTAATGAGGCCCAGTTGGGATAGCTATTTTATGAAACTAGCAACATTAGCAGCATCCCGTTCTAACTGTATGAAACGTAGGGTTGGTTGTGTGATTGTGAGGGAATGCAGAGTCATTGCCACCGGTTATAATGGGACGCCCCGTCATTTGACAAATTGCTTTAATGGCGGTTGCCCACGCTGTAATGATGGTGACTCTAGAAACCTGCACACTTGTTTATGCTTACATGCAGAAGAGAATGCCTTACTAGAAGCTGGCAGGGATCGTGTAGGTCGAAATGCGACTTTATATTGTGACACGTGCCCTTGTTTAACATGTTCTGTGAAGATTGTTCAAACAGGCATAAGTGAAGTAGTTTATAGCCAAACCTATAGGATGGATGAGGAAAGTTTCAAAGTCTTGAAGAATGCAGGAATTATCGTCCGGCAGTTTAGTTTCATGGAAGAACCAAGAATTGTAATGGTTTAA
- the CRP1 gene encoding Crp1p (similar to Saccharomyces cerevisiae CRP1 (YHR146W) and MDG1 (YNL173C); ancestral locus Anc_2.81), producing MSNDLTFNYTFSWPAGPKDVILTGTFDDWRGTLPLVKTARGNFEITIPVKLANEHDKFQFKFIVDGIWCVSDSYKKEHVSEGIENNFVQIVDLVETQEIVGASKIPEAGGLICGKLPRATGPPSTSNRKKSKRNNKKRRSKLKKKNTKSNKKSNESLDDNGEGNEEEDGVTGTTTEDATGTSREETPLAEPMDFSNASSDNFHILPIDENLNATQLNSVIGGPGPVLLPNSNEIKEFTEVRDVDAKELNERLSKKEQVTEPAVVEPKVAESIPEPSQTDDPIVEIKEAAPKVQGLAPKLEVTTPVENEPEPLPTPDAQISVPESSKVEPAEKHELTENALDRSKTGEMQPKQEQVFTLDPIVNQDSKPTLAGKREVEGKKSSQVSEGKEKKKKQEGNEIKEVKRSESSREKKSSTKVGRKHSIKVPKKQTTSPLSSTSEEPKKKKTGFFGKLKKLFK from the coding sequence ATGAGCAACGATCTCACGTTTAACTACACTTTCAGTTGGCCGGCTGGCCCTAAAGATGTTATCTTGACAGGAACGTTTGATGACTGGAGGGGCACATTACCCCTCGTGAAGACTGCTAGGGGCAATTTCGAAATTACTATCCCTGTTAAGCTGGCTAATGAGCATGACAAGTTTCAATTCAAGTTCATTGTTGACGGGATTTGGTGCGTTAGTGACTCTTATAAGAAAGAGCATGTTAGTGAGGGGATTGAGAACAATTTCGTTCAAATTGTTGATTTGGTTGAAACACAGGAAATCGTGGGAGCCAGTAAAATTCCGGAGGCAGGTGGTTTGATATGTGGTAAACTGCCTCGCGCAACTGGTCCTCCTTCTACAAGTAATAGAAAGAAGAGCAAAAggaacaacaagaaaagaagatctaaattaaagaagaagaatactAAAAGCAATAAGAAGTCCAATGAGAGTTTGGATGATAATGGGGAAGGaaatgaggaagaagatggtGTGACTGGAACTACGACTGAAGATGCCACTGGCACCTCGAGAGAAGAAACTCCATTAGCGGAACCCATGGATTTTTCTAATGCATCTTCAGATAATTTTCACATCCTACCAATCGATGAAAATCTAAACGCCACTCAACTAAACAGTGTTATCGGTGGACCAGGACCAGTCCTTCTTCCTAACTCAAATGAAATTAAAGAGTTCACCGAAGTTCGAGATGTGGATGCTAAGGAGTTAAACGAAAGGCTAAGCAAAAAGGAACAAGTTACAGAACCTGCTGTAGTCGAACCAAAAGTTGCAGAATCGATTCCTGAACCTTCACAAACGGATGATCCCATTGTTGAAATCAAGGAAGCCGCTCCTAAGGTACAAGGACTTGCCCCAAAACTAGAAGTAACTACTCCGGTAGAAAATGAGCCTGAACCTTTACCTACTCCAGATGCTCAAATATCTGTTCCCGAATCATCGAAAGTTGAGCCAGCAGAGAAGCATGAACTTACTGAGAACGCATTAGACAGATCTAAAACAGGAGAGATGCAACCTAAGCAAGAACAAGTATTTACTTTAGATCCGATCGTTAACCAAGATTCTAAACCAACCTTAGCTGGAAAACGCGAAGTTGAAGGTAAGAAATCATCACAGGTATctgaaggaaaagaaaagaagaagaaacaagaaggAAACGAAATCAAAGAGGTCAAAAGGTCAGAATCTAGCAGAGAGAAGAAGTCTTCTACCAAAGTAGGTAGAAAGCATTCTATAAAAGTTCCGAAGAAGCAGACAACTTCTCCTCTGTCATCTACATCAGAAGaaccaaagaagaaaaagactgGTTTTTTCGGCAAATTAAAGAAGCTATTTAAATGA